TCGCCCATATCTAATTCCATTGTTGCAGCGACCAAGTCATCATATTACCAACCATCCATGATTAGTTACGACTACTATCACGCACAACCAATTATTGATCCAATTTGGAGGTTATACTTCACTCTTTTATTCTACCTACTCGTTTTTGCATCAATGGAATTAATGTTCTCTTATTCTCTAGGAAATGTATCaccatttatttctctttattgttttttaaaggattaaactattattattctAGATTGAATGCATAAGTCACAAATTTTTTAGTGAAACATCCAAACAAGAAAACATATCGATATGTTTTGTCAATAGATAAAGACTCAAAAATCTTGTTCCACATCATGCTTCAAGATTGAAATTTTCACATGAGCTGAAATCCACATGAAGCTCAAACTTCTTTCATTGAGCGCTTAGTTTCCTTCCTCCTATCATAATTGATGTAACTAAAAGGTTTTGGGCCTCTTATTTCTTGATTTAAGGACCTTTGCCTTCCTTAGTGCAATATTATTTGCAACCTCCGGTGCAATATTATTTGCAACCTCCGATGCAATATGTAACGCTCGAACCCGGGTATTGTTATCTGTTAGAAAATAGACTACAAATACCCCCGAACAAACTATTAGGCCACCACAGCTCCAACTCAAAAGTTACCTATGAAAATATTTATCGTCTATTGGCCTCACTcttataaaaattcatatttattgtgATTTCCCAATGTGGGACACTACAATCTCCCCAACTTAGTACTcttataaaaattcatatttattgtgATTTCCCAATGTGGGACACTACAATCTCCCCAACTTAGTCACGCGACGTCCTCGTCGTGATCCCATGGGATTCAAGAGGTGTTCCCCGTGACACTTTTTTCCTACCACTTGGTTgtctctaataccacttgtaaCGTCCTGAACCCAAGTGCCATTACTCGtgagaaaatatattacaaataccCCTGAGCAAATCATTAAGCCAACATAGCTAAATTCAAAAGGTACCCATGAAAATATCTATAGTCTATTAGTTTCACTCTATTAAAGAGTTCATATATTGTGATGTCTCGCATTGAGAAatcacaataaatataaattctttataAGAGTGAAGTTAATAGACTATAAATATCTTCATTAATACCTTTTGAGACAACCCAATGGTTTGCTCGGTGTAATGTCTTACATCGAAAAATCACAGTAAATATGAATTTCTTATTAGTGTGAGACTAATAGACTACAGTATTTTAATAAGTATCTTTTGAGCTTTAGTTGTGGTGGTCCactatcccctcttctagcctagagGTCACAAGAGATGGATATTACCAATCTTTCtaaggtcttgggttcgagtACGTCAAGCGGCAAAttctgcgcctagttaaattgttaagtgtgtttgcgggctatgtgcttaatttgttgtcccattttttttggTGACCCAGTGGTTTGTATGGggtatttgtaatatatttcaTCACGGGTAACATTACCCGGGTTCAGGGCGTTATAGGCGGTTTCATAGTTGTCAATAGCGCCCGTAACGCTAGCTATAGCGAATAGCATAGCGTAGCGCCCACTTGTAGTTATACACTTTCAAATAGCCCCGCTTTTCTCGCTATAGCTCACATAACGCCAATAGCTACTGTCCCTTATAGCGAcgctatttaaaaaaatatatatttgtttgacttttcatcttcccaaatttttttcatttatttttgacTCTTCCTCTTTTCACACTTATTTTTccttattttattcttttattcttttttttctctcaaactTTTTCCAATTCTTATATTTCTCTAGCCGTTTTGTCTTTTACAGTCAAATCGTCAACTTGCTTGTAagttttgttatatatatttatttcatagttttgatttatataagttttagtagttttatatattgaggcaatcaaatacaatttcaTCTACACCTTTAAGAAGCTAGAAGGCAATAACATCTAAGTCAAGTGGGAAAAGACCAATAAGAACATCCAACACATTTGATCttttagatgaagaagatgaatttgattttgattaaaaaaagtgaagaagagaatgatgaagaaaacaatgacaatgaattttagattatgttttgaactttttgTAGTTTAAGAATTGATGgtttttatgttttgaacttataattttgtgatgttttttattgttgatatttacatgtttttaacgctttattttcaaatagctCTCGCTACGCTTTTCGTTTTACGCTATAGCCATGAGCAGCTTTGGCGCTATTTAGCGCTATACACTATTGACAACTATGGGCGGTTTAAACAAATTGTCACGGAGAGCACCTTTTGAAACCCGCGGGAACAAAGTGTCACATGAGTTAGTTCTAGTCTTCTAGAGTCCTAACCGGGGGAATAGGATCGCGACGAGGACGTTACTGACTAAGTTGGGGAAGATTGTGATGTCGAGTTACGTGACTAAATTGTTTAGATTATGATGTCACACATCGGGAAATCacattaaatatgaattttttataagaGTGAATCTAATAAACTATAGATACTTTCATGGGTACCTTTTGAGTTTGGGTTGCGGTACCTCTTGAATCCCGAGGGAACAAAGTGTCACGTGGGTTGTGATGTCCTAGACGTGTGACTAAGTTGAGAAGATTGTGATATTCTAAATTGAAAAATCTTAGTAAATATGAAGTCCTTATAAAAATGAGGCTAATAGACTATAGATTTTTTTATAGGTACGGTTTGTTCGAGAGAATTTGTAGTCTATTTTTTCATAGGTAATGGTACCCGTGTTCATAGCGTTACATATTATCCTCGGAACTACTCTATCATTTTGATATCTTCCTAAGTAGGTTGTGGCCTTATGGGGCTTTTCCTTTTTCCACTTTATGTTCATCTCGTCTTGTGAATGGGTATGTGTTTGTGACCCGAACTTCTGGATCCATTCTGTCTTCCATGTGTTTCTCGAGGGCCATGTCACTTCCTCCATTTGTCGTTGGATCAATTCATGGATTAGTACATGCGTTGAGACTCCGTGCAATCTCTCAAGTGACATGTCCAAACCATTTTCTCAATGAATCCATTATATTCTTGCCAGTCGataatccattttttcattcacatttttctttttgaaatatAAGCATATTTAAGAAGAGAAGTTTGAAAATCATTTGTTGTCGGATTGTGTTGCCTATACTGACTTAATCCTTTCCTCTAAACCTTTGTTATTTTCTAGAGGAAAGAtggttataaataatatgaagagCATTGTCTCAATGGCTGCTCATTTATCAACCAGAGCATGTCCCAAAGCTATAGAAGCTGCAAAAACTTTAGCACCAACAATTGATGTTGAGACTAAACCTCGTCATGATGTATGGCCTGCCCGTTTCCAGGAATCACCACCAACTGTTGAGTCTATAGCTCTCTTTTTCTTTCCTGAGTCGGAAAGGTTAGCTTCTCTATTAATTTTGCACAATCTTCTGAAAATTGATGTTTTTAATTCACTGACTCTGCAGTTTGATATCCCACTTTTCTCTTCAAGTGAGGAACAGTTTTTTGACAGGCTACTTGAAGGCATAATTAAAAGAGATTATTCTCTTAAAAGCATGGTCAGTTCTGTGGAGCTCTTGGTTTTCCCATCTCATAAGTTGCCCCCCGAACACTCAAGTAAGTATCTTAGTTGATTTAAATTATTCGACAAAAGAAGTAATTGATGATGAGACAGATTCAAATAAGCCCATAGTCTAAGTTGAAAATGCAAATATAGATCTTGATCATAAACTTAATTTGAGTTTGGTCGTGATAACGTTTTAACAGGATTTAATGGCAAGTATTATTTGTGGGGTATTTTCAGAAACAAGCAAAAGAAGGCTGTTACAGAAAGTAAGTATTAGAAATGTCGATATTCTTTTTTTGAATATGCTCATTGTAATGACAATAATAGGAAGCCAGTCACTACTAATAGTTTTTGTGCTAGGTAACAACACAATTGTGTGAATTGTGTTTTGTTTTGTCTTGTAAACAAAcaagtttg
This is a stretch of genomic DNA from Impatiens glandulifera chromosome 4, dImpGla2.1, whole genome shotgun sequence. It encodes these proteins:
- the LOC124936616 gene encoding uncharacterized protein LOC124936616 — protein: MHNKKDDTKQEVRLPSDQIFPLKNKNNNNIEMRNVESINRAQKTIPIVASKKLASGFLQHLECDYDMNEQQPIEYFEANKWSPISNSIVAATKSSYYQPSMISYDYYHAQPIIDPIWRGKMVINNMKSIVSMAAHLSTRACPKAIEAAKTLAPTIDVETKPRHDVWPARFQESPPTVESIALFFFPESESEEQFFDRLLEGIIKRDYSLKSMVSSVELLVFPSHKLPPEHSRFNGKYYLWGIFRNKQKKAVTESKY